CGTCGCCGCCCGGCTCGGCAAGAAGCCGCAGTCGCTCTCGCCGGCTCGCGACTCGCTGCTCAAGAAGGGGCTCGTCTACTCCGGCGAGCGGGGCCGGATCGCCTTCACGGTGCCCCACTTCGGGAGGTACCTGCGCGAGCGCGGGTGAAGGGCTGTGTGTGATGGCTCGCTACGCTCGCGTGTCCGCGGCTGGAGGCCCGCTCGTTCGTCGTCGCGCCCGCGGCCTCCGCCGCTTCGCTCCTCCGGCCTTGGCGCTCCTCCTGCACTCCCGGGCGCGCCGCGGACATGCCCCCGCCGGCCGATGGGGTTCTCAGCGGTGAGTGACGCAGGTTCTGACGCTCGAGAACCTGTCTCACTCACCGCTGCGGGCCGATGGGTGCGTCGAGCGGTGAGTGACGCAGGTTGTGACGCTCGAGAACCTGTCTCACTCACCGCTGCGGGCCGGGGATCACGGTCTATGCAGGCGGCTGGCGGAAGTCCCGCGGCAGCTCCTCCAGCAGCCTCAGCCAGAGCTCGGAGGCGGTCGGGTAGGACGCGACGGCGTGGCGGAGCACGTGGACGGGTACGTCGCCGGTGATAGCCACCGTCGCGGCGTGCACCAGCTCGCCGGCCTCCGGGCCCACGAAGGTCGCGCCGAGCAGCAGGCGGGTGCTCGCGTCGACCACGAGCTGCGACTCGCCGGCGACGTGGTCGCGCAGGAGCCCGGTGCCGGCGGCGGCGGAGGTGGGCACCCGGGTGACGACGACGTCGTGGCCCGCGTCGCGGGCCTCGGCCTCGGTCATCCCGACGCTGCCCACCTCGGGGTCGCTGAACACGACCTGCGGGACGGGTGCCTCGCGGTCGGGCTCCCAGGCGACCTCGCCGGAGGCGGCGGCAGCGATGCGCGCGCCCACGACGCGGGCCTGGTGCTTGCCCCAGTGGGTGAGCGGCGGCCCGCCGCTGGCGTCGCCGACGGCGTGCAGCCACTCGGGCAGCCGCCCGGAGGTGACGTCGTCCGCCGACAGCCCGACCGTGTCCAGCCCGAGGTCGTCGAGCCGCGGCATGCGGCCGATGGCGAGCAGCAGCTCGTCGGCCTCGAGCTCGCCGTCCGAGGTGGTGAGGGTGACCGCGCCGCCGTGGATGCGGCCGGTGCCGGTCGCGGCCGGGTCGGCGCGGCGTACGTCGTCCACGGACGTCCCGAGCCGCACGGTCACGCCGCGCTCGCGCAGGCCCTTCAGCACGGCCTCGCCGGCGAAGGGCTCGGTGCGGCCGAGCAGGCGGTGGTCGCGCACGACGAGGGTCACCTCGGAGCCGAGGGCGGCCATCCAGATCGCGGCCTCGCAGGCGACGACGCCACCGCCGACGACGACCAGCCGGTCGGGGACCTCGACCACGCCGGTGGCGTCGCGGGAGTCCCAGGGCAGGGCGTCGGCGTACATGTCCGGCACGTGGGCGGCGCTGCCGGTGGCGATCACCACCGCGTGGCGGGCCCGCACCAGGCGCTCGCCCTCGGCCGAGGTGACCACGACGGTGCGCTCGCCGGCCAGTCGGCCGTGGCCGCGCACGACCGCGAGGCCCGCACCCTCGGCCCAGCCGACCTGACCGGAGTCGTCGTAGCTCGAGACCCAGTAGTCGCGCCGCGCGAGGAGCTCGGAGGGGACGACCGTCGCGGTGGTGACGCCCTGCAGGTCGGCGGTGATGTCGGCGACGGCGACGGGTCGCAGCAGCGCCTTGCTCGGCATGCACGCCCAATAGCTGCACTCGCCGCCGAGGAGCTCGCGCTCGATGATCGCTGCCGTCATGTCAGTGCCCTCGACGGCGTACTGCGCCGCGTTCTCGCCGGCCGGCCCACCGCCGATGACCACCACGTCGTGCTCGAGCTCGTCCATGCAGGGGAGCCTACGCAGGCGGGTTGGCGTGGACCTTGGCGGTTCGCCTAGGATCGGACCCGAGGGGAGTACCCCACCAACGCTCGTCGGTCACTACGGCGCCTCCGCAGGCGCCCCGGCGAACGGCCGTCCTCCGGGCGGCGGGGGAGACCTCAGGACATCCATCCTGAGGAGACCCATGTCGTCCATCGCGTCCCCCACCCTGTGGCTCGTCACCATCGGCGTGGTGCTCGCCCTGCTCGTCGTCGACTTCATCGCCACCCGCCGACCGCACGAGGTCTCGATGAGGGAGGCCCTCGCCTGGTCGGCGTTCTACGTCGCGCTGCCGCTGGCGTTCGGCCTCTACGTCTGGAACGTCCACGGCGGCGACCGCGGGCTGGAGTACTACACCGGCTACCTCGTCGAGAAGACGTTGAGCGTCGACAACCTCTTCGTCTTCATGTTGCTCCTGGCGGCCTTCGCCGTGCCCGAGGTGCTCAAGCAGCGGGTGCTGCTCTACGGCATCATCGGCGCGCTCGTGCTGCGCGCGATCTTCATCGCGCTGGGCGCCGCCGCCCTGTCCCGCTTCGACTGGGTGTTCCTGGTCTTCGGCGCCGTCCTGCTCGTCACCGGCGTCAAGATGCTCCGCGACGCCGTGCGGGGCGAGGAGCACCACGTCGACGTCGGCGAGATGCGCCTGGTCAGGCTGATGCGCCGGGTCATGCCGGTGAGCGACGAGTACGACGGCGCGAGGCTCACCGTCGTGCGTGACGGCGTGCGGGCCCTGACGCCCTTCGCGCTGGTGACGGTCGCCGTGCTCGGCACCGACATCGTCTTCGCCGTCGACTCGGTGCCGGCCGTCTACGGCATCACCGGCGACCCCTACCTCGTGTTCGTCACCAACGCCTTCGCCCTCCTGGGCCTGCGCGCGCTCTACTTCGTGCTCGAGGGTGCGCTGAGCGCGCTGGTCCACCTCAGCTACGGCCTGGCGGCGATCCTGGGCTTCATCGGCTTCAAGCTGGTGCTGCACTGGGCGCACCTGGTGTGGCCGTCGGTCCCCGACGTGCCGACCCTCACCTCGCTGTTCGTCATCGTCGGGATCCTTGCCACGACCGTCACCACCAGCCTGCTCGCCAACCGGCGGCAGCGCTCGGCGGGAGGCACGAGTGGCGCAGGCAGCACGGGTGAGGTCGACGACGCGGACGGCGTGGAGGACGAGGTCGGCGTCCGCTGACCCTGCGCCCGGGCGGCGTGCGTCAGCACCAGCGGCGTACGCCGTCCGGCGTGACGTCCCGGTCGCGCAGCACCACGGGCAGCAGGTCGGCGTGGGCCGCGCAGGTGCGGGCGAAGTCGCGTGCGCGGTACTCGACGACGAGCACCTGGTCGCCGTAGGAGTCGACGTAGGCGCCGCACTCGTCGTAGCGGCCGCACTCCTCGGCGACCGCGAAGTCGAACCCGGCGGCGGTGCCGTCCCAGGTCGCCCAGTTCTTCTGCCCGGCGGCGAGGCCGACCCGGTGCGCGCGGTCGACGAGCAGGCGGGCGAAGGCCCGCGCGTGCCGGGGCTCGATGAGCCCCCGGCTGCGCGAGAACGAGTCGAGGTTGTCGAGCTCCACGGCGTCGAAGCCGTCCCGCGCGCAGCCCGCCACCCACCGGCCGACGATCCCGGCGAGGCGCTCGCGCCTGGCCGGCGTGCGGATGTCGAGGAGCCACTCGCCCCAGGCCTCGTCGACCACCAGCCCGTCGCGGTCGGCGAGCAGGAGATGGCGCTGCTGGAGCCAGGAGCGGCGGGCGTCCGGCTGGGTCTGGAAGCCGTTGACGTAGCAGACGTTGTAGCGCCCGGGCACGGGGTCCTCGGTGCGGTCGCGCACCACGATCCCGACCCGGTCCGGCACGTCCGCGGGACCGCCGAGCTGGTAGTCGAGGTCCGTCCCGGCCGGCAGGGGCGGCGGGTCGGCCGACGCCGGCGCCGCGAGCGCCAGCACGAGCAGGAGCGGGGCGAGCAGGCGCACCGGGCTCACTCGCTGGCCAGCATCGTGGCGCCGAGGCCGATCATCATCGTCCCGCCGGTCGCGCTCAGGGCGTCGAGCCGGGTCGGGCGGCGGGCGAACCAGGTGCGCGCGGTGCCGGCCGCGACCGCCCAGGCGCTGTCGGACGCGACCGCGAGCACGCCGAAGACCAGCCCGAGCAGCATCGTCTGGAGGGCGACCGGACCGGCCGGGTCGGTGAACTGCGGGAGGAAGGCGACGAAGAAGACGACG
This genomic stretch from Nocardioides renjunii harbors:
- a CDS encoding TerC family protein, with protein sequence MSSIASPTLWLVTIGVVLALLVVDFIATRRPHEVSMREALAWSAFYVALPLAFGLYVWNVHGGDRGLEYYTGYLVEKTLSVDNLFVFMLLLAAFAVPEVLKQRVLLYGIIGALVLRAIFIALGAAALSRFDWVFLVFGAVLLVTGVKMLRDAVRGEEHHVDVGEMRLVRLMRRVMPVSDEYDGARLTVVRDGVRALTPFALVTVAVLGTDIVFAVDSVPAVYGITGDPYLVFVTNAFALLGLRALYFVLEGALSALVHLSYGLAAILGFIGFKLVLHWAHLVWPSVPDVPTLTSLFVIVGILATTVTTSLLANRRQRSAGGTSGAGSTGEVDDADGVEDEVGVR
- a CDS encoding endo alpha-1,4 polygalactosaminidase codes for the protein MSPVRLLAPLLLVLALAAPASADPPPLPAGTDLDYQLGGPADVPDRVGIVVRDRTEDPVPGRYNVCYVNGFQTQPDARRSWLQQRHLLLADRDGLVVDEAWGEWLLDIRTPARRERLAGIVGRWVAGCARDGFDAVELDNLDSFSRSRGLIEPRHARAFARLLVDRAHRVGLAAGQKNWATWDGTAAGFDFAVAEECGRYDECGAYVDSYGDQVLVVEYRARDFARTCAAHADLLPVVLRDRDVTPDGVRRWC
- a CDS encoding dihydrolipoyl dehydrogenase family protein, encoding MDELEHDVVVIGGGPAGENAAQYAVEGTDMTAAIIERELLGGECSYWACMPSKALLRPVAVADITADLQGVTTATVVPSELLARRDYWVSSYDDSGQVGWAEGAGLAVVRGHGRLAGERTVVVTSAEGERLVRARHAVVIATGSAAHVPDMYADALPWDSRDATGVVEVPDRLVVVGGGVVACEAAIWMAALGSEVTLVVRDHRLLGRTEPFAGEAVLKGLRERGVTVRLGTSVDDVRRADPAATGTGRIHGGAVTLTTSDGELEADELLLAIGRMPRLDDLGLDTVGLSADDVTSGRLPEWLHAVGDASGGPPLTHWGKHQARVVGARIAAAASGEVAWEPDREAPVPQVVFSDPEVGSVGMTEAEARDAGHDVVVTRVPTSAAAGTGLLRDHVAGESQLVVDASTRLLLGATFVGPEAGELVHAATVAITGDVPVHVLRHAVASYPTASELWLRLLEELPRDFRQPPA